A stretch of the Planktothricoides raciborskii GIHE-MW2 genome encodes the following:
- a CDS encoding fructosamine kinase family protein has product MWDKIASHIAEVTGETFKLDRHRSIGGGCINQGYRLDSQEHHYFVKLNRASLVEMFAAEALGLEQIWKTQTIRVPKPICTGTVENHAYIVLEWLDLGGSSTTGVWQDMGRKLAEMHRTGVADKFGWERSNTIGSTPQMNAWTDDWAEFWVEQRIRYQLQLAQRRGGYFPEADELLAKIPEILAGHQPQPSLVHGDLWGGNASVTPSGEPVIFDPATYYGDREVDLAMTELFGGFPPAFYQGYQATWPLEPGYEHRKILYNLYHILNHFNLFGGGYAGQAKHIIQKLLNL; this is encoded by the coding sequence ATGTGGGATAAAATTGCCTCGCACATTGCCGAAGTCACAGGGGAAACCTTCAAACTGGATCGGCACCGTTCTATCGGCGGTGGCTGTATCAATCAAGGTTATCGCTTAGACTCTCAGGAGCATCACTATTTCGTGAAGCTGAACAGAGCCTCCTTGGTGGAAATGTTTGCCGCAGAAGCCCTGGGGCTAGAGCAAATCTGGAAAACCCAAACCATTCGCGTTCCCAAACCCATTTGTACCGGCACTGTAGAAAATCACGCTTATATTGTCTTGGAATGGCTCGACCTGGGAGGATCCAGTACCACCGGCGTCTGGCAAGACATGGGGCGAAAATTAGCAGAAATGCACCGTACTGGGGTGGCGGATAAATTTGGCTGGGAGCGAAGTAATACCATTGGTTCTACACCACAGATGAATGCTTGGACTGATGATTGGGCAGAGTTTTGGGTAGAACAGCGGATCCGTTATCAGCTTCAGTTAGCCCAACGTCGAGGCGGTTATTTTCCCGAAGCCGACGAGTTACTCGCCAAAATTCCGGAAATTTTAGCCGGTCATCAACCTCAGCCTTCTTTAGTTCACGGGGACTTATGGGGGGGAAATGCTTCGGTGACTCCCAGTGGGGAACCGGTGATTTTTGATCCCGCTACCTATTATGGCGATCGCGAAGTGGATCTAGCCATGACCGAACTTTTTGGCGGGTTTCCTCCCGCGTTTTACCAGGGCTATCAAGCTACATGGCCTTTAGAACCGGGTTACGAGCATCGTAAAATTCTTTACAATCTCTACCACATCCTGAATCACTTCAACCTGTTTGGTGGTGGCTATGCCGGACAAGCCAAACATATCATCCAGAAACTATTAAATCTTTAA